In Spinacia oleracea cultivar Varoflay chromosome 5, BTI_SOV_V1, whole genome shotgun sequence, a single window of DNA contains:
- the LOC130461377 gene encoding uncharacterized protein, translating to MEDNGKIDPSSPYYLASGDRPGNLITHVLLRGDNYLAWSMMTSLKSCRKFVFVDGTINKPTEKKKFLDWDTVNSMIVSWIMKSMEPKIAAAIPYYQEAKPLWDFLAKKFTVANGPRLQQLRAEIIDCKQTKGMTMEDYYTKLMGLYDDFVQFKPLHSCECGGCACGLTVKLAGDRDEEKFHQFLIGVDDELYGAVRTSLISRVPLPSLDEAYLAFTQEEHSQVIARGKAEKETIQTQAIFALQASHPRTKFEKDKSKLSCNHCKQGGHDTSTCFKLHGIPEWYEELRSRRAKSGAGQGARSRGTQTRANVVYAPASSEESGDATTSLELNPKQTKVLLNMINNPHLDQMTGEFSALSWIIDTGASYHVTGDEYCLINPKPIHDVLLDEHSGSLNGAGEQKEGLYYSRRIPTVCAVAVGDFSTFELWHRRLGHPSDRVLKLVPVVKNSLSNARKKLNKACGVCPQAKQHRDSFPVSDSKASRIFELIHCDLWGRNSIPSSSGAHYFLTLVDDFSRAVWVYLLH from the exons ATGGAAGACAACGGTAAAATCGATCCATCTTCTCCGTATTACCTTGCCTCTGGAGACAGGCCTGGAAATTTAATCACCCATGTTCTGTTACGAGGGGATAACTATTTGGCGTGGTCGATGATGACATCCTTGAAATCATGCCGCAAATTCGTGTTTGTTGATGGTACTATCAATAAACCAACAGAGAAGAAAAAGTTCCTTGATTGGGACACCGTTAACTCCATGATTGTCTCATGGATTATGAAAAGTATGGAACCGAAAATCGCGGCTGCGATTCCCTACTACCAAGAGGCCAAACCTCTTTGGGATTTCTTGGCAAAGAAGTTCACTGTTGCCAACGGACCTAGGTTACAGCAACTTCGTGCCGAAATTATTGATTGCAAACAAACTAAGGGCATGACTATGGAGGATTATTATACAAAATTGATGGGATTATATGATGATTTTGTGCAATTCAAACCCCTGCACTCTTGTGAATGTGGTGGGTGTGCTTGTGGTTTGACTGTGAAGCTTGCCGGCGATCGTGACGAGGAGAAATTCCATCAGTTCTTGATTGGTGTGGATGACGAGTTATATGGTGCTGTCCGTACTAGCCTCATATCTCGTGTTCCTTTACCTTCCCTGGATGAGGCTTATTTAGCCTTCACTCAAGAAGAGCACTCACAAGTTATCGCACGTGGGAAGGCAGAGAAGGAAACAATACAGACCCAAGCTATCTTTGCATTACAAGCTAGTCATCCAAGGACTAAATTTGAGAAGGATAAATCCAAGCTATCTTGTAATCACTGCAAACAAGGGGGTCATGATACTAGTACATGTTTTAAGCTTCATGGAATACCGGAGTGGTATGAGGAGTTGCGGAGTCGCCGTGCAAAGAGTGGGGCTGGTCAAGGTGCTCGTAGTCGTGGCACACAAACACGGGCTAATGTTGTGTATGCCCCTGCTAGCAGTGAGGAAAGTGGTGATGCAACCACTTCGTTGGAACTCAATCCTAAGCAAACTAAGGTGCTTTTGAACATGATTAATAATCCACATTTGGATCAAATGACCGGTGAGTTTTCGGCCCTTTCATGGATTATAGACACCGGTGCATCCTATCATGTCACAGGAGATGAATATTGTTTGATAAACCCAAAGCCTATCCATGATGTCCTGTTG GACGAACATTCGGGGAGCCTGAATGGAGCCGGTGAACAAAAGGAAGGACTCTATTATTCCAGACGGATTCCTACAGTGTGTGCGGTGGCCGTTGGTGATTTTTCTACATTTGAGCTATGGCATCGTCGTTTGGGGCATCCGTCAGACCGAGTTCTCAAGTTAGTTCCCGTGGTTAAAAATAGTCTCTCAAATGCTCGAAAGAAATTAAATAAAGCTTGTGGCGTCTGCCCTCAAGCCAAACAACATCGTGATAGTTTTCCTGTTAGTGATAGCAAGGCTAGTAGAATTTTTGAGCTAATACATTGTGATTTATGGGGGCGAAATAGCATTCCCTCTTCTAGTGGTGCCCATTATTTTTTGACATTGGTTGATGATTTTTCTAGAGCAGTGTGGGTGTATTTATTGCATTAA